The stretch of DNA CGTGGCACGAGGCGCAGCCGAGACTCTCCCAGGCCCGGCGTCCCTCCCGCACGCTCGTGTCGTCGGCCCGGTCCGGCGCGGCCCCGCTTCCCTCTTCGACGCGGCTGCCGGCCGGCTCCGCGCGCAGACCGGTTCCGCGCAGCGAGGGTGAAAATTCCTTGACGGCAAGAACGAGGGCCCAGCGATCCTCCGTCGCGAGCCAGTAGAACGCCGGCATGGAGGCGCCGGTGCCCGCGCCCAGGGTGATCGTCCGGAACAGGTCGGCGTCCTCGGGAGGCCGGCCGGCGGGCGTCGACTTGAAGCGGTAGCGGCCCGCCACGAAATCGCGAGGGGGGAAGGTGAAGAACCCGGCCAGCTCGCCCCGGCCATCCCCTCCCTCGCCGTGGCAGGCGAGACAGTGCCGGACATACAGCTCGGAGCCGCGACGCTTCAGCGGGCCGTCGATCGGCGGCGGCGCCGGGACATCGGGCTCGCGTCGTCTCCACTCCGCCCAGATGTCCCGGTGCGATCGGCCCAGCGCCTGCAGGTAGGCCACGAGGTTCCGCCCCTCCGGGGTCGGTACCGGCCGCCCCGACACGGGCCGGAACAGGTGCCGAGACGGCGGCATCCTCGACCCCGAGACCAGGACACCGGGGGAATAGAGATGTGCGTAGTGCCAGTCGTCGCTGCGGCGGTGACCCTCGAGACCCAGGTCGGGGCCGACGCGCGAATCGAGGAGATCGACGGCGGGCCCGGACGGCAATTCCGAATTCCCCGCCGGGCGGGGACGATCGAACAGGGTGTGGCATCGACCGCAGTTCTCGCGGCGAAAGACCTCCTCGCCCGCCCTCTCGCCGTCGGTGACGAGTGCGCCAGGCGGGCCGGCGGAGTCCTGCGACCGCTCGGTCGTCCCCGGACGCCCCCCCCCGCAAGCGGGAGAAAGCAGGACCACCACGGCGAGGGGAAGGGCGCGCCCCGTGGGAGACGTTCTATTTCTCGGCCGGCGCATGGCCGGCCGGCAGGGCCGGGATCGACGTGGCGCCGGGCGCGGGCGCCGGAGAGCTCCTGCGCGGACGCGCCTGGCTTCGCAACACGAGGGCCACGAACCACGCCACGACCAGCGCGAGCGTCCCGAGCAGGAAGAAGATGCTGTAGGCCAGCCCCCGCGCCACACCCGGCGAAGAGGCGGCGGCGCTGCCGCACATGGCGCACTGCGCGAAAGACCCGGAAGGGGAAGCGAACACGCCCCACACGACGACCGCCAGGGCAGCGGGGAGGCCCGAGAGGCGAGTGCGTCGCATCATCTATATAAGATACAGCAGGACATACAGGCCGAACCAGATCAGTCCCACGAAGTGCCAGTAGAGCGCGCAGACCTCGATCTTCCGCTGCCTGCTGTCCGGGACCCACAGCTCTCTCTGTCTCAGGGCGATCACCAGCAACCAGACGACACCGGACAGGGCGTGCGCGGCGTGCACGCCGGTCAGCATGTAAAAGGTCGTCCCGTACGTCGTTCCGGTGAACGACAGGCCGCCGCGCACGAGCAGGGTCCACTGGGCCGCCTGAAGCCCGAGGAACAGGACCCCGAGGGCGGCGGCGACGACCAGCCAGCGTCGGAGTCCGCGCGCGTCGAGCGAGCGCAGCGCCCGGACAGCCCGGTGCAAGGCCAGGCTCGACAGAGCGATGACGACCGTGTTGAACCCGGCCAGCCGGACCGGCAGCCGGGGCATCCCGGGGCTCGGCCAGGCGGGGCTCGCATAGCGCAGGACGAGGTAGCCGCCGACGAGCCCGGCGAACAGCATCGTTCCCGCCATCAGGAAGACGAGAGTGGCGACGCGGTGATTGGCGATCGCCGGGGGATGAGCGGTCTCCCGGTCGGAAAGGAGATGGTTTTTCATCCGGTTCCCAGGCTACCGCAGCGGAGGCATGGTCCGGTCGAGGGCCATGAGGCAGAGGAGGGCCGGCAGGTAGACGACCGAGGCCAGAAGCATTCGCCGCGCGGCCCGGGCCGAGGCGTCCACGAGGATCGGGACGGCGAAGGCGGTCAGGCCCAGTCCGAGGACGATGGCGCCGCAGAAATACACGACGCCGGTCACGTCCAGCATCGTCGGGACGAGACTCAACGGCAGGAGGACCAGGCAGTGCGCCAGGATCTGGCGGCCGGTCGCGCTCCCCGCCTCATCCACCACCGGGAGCAGCCGGAACCCGCCGCGGGCGTAGTCGTCCTTGTACAGCATGGCGATCGCCAGCGCATGCGGCAACTGCCACACGAACAGGATGGCGAAGAGCGCCACGCCGCCCGCGGCGACGTCCCCGTGTGCCGCGGTCCAGCCGCCGAGCGGAGGGAGCGCGCCGGGGATCGCCCCGACCAGCGTGCAGAGCGTCGTGATCCGCTTCAGCGGCGTGTACACGAACACGTAGCTGAGGAGGGTCAGGGCGGCCAGTCCGGCGGTCATCAGATTGACCGTCAGCACGAGATGCAGGAGTCCGGCGACCGAAATGACGGCGGCGAACAGGAGCGCGTGCCCCGGATCCAGCCGCCCGGCAGGCAGAGGCCGCAGGCGCGTACGCAGCATGCGGCCGTCCTCCTGGCGCTCCACATACTGGTTGAGGGCGCTCGTGCCGGCGGCGACCAGGGCCGTCCCGAGGAGCGTGTTGAGGAGGAGGACGATATCAAGCGGACCCTTCGAGCCGAGGTAGAAACCGACGAGTGTCGTGACCAGGACCAGCGAGGTCACGCGCGGCTTGGTCAGCTCCAGAAAATCGGCCGCCCGCTCACGAGCCCCGATGCGGGAGAAAGGGCGGGCGGCCTCGTACGACGCGCTCATACCGGGCTTCCCGTGGCACGGGCGGGGATGATCGGAACAGCCGCATCCCGGCGCCCCCTGTCCGGCGCCTCCACCGCGAGGCGCAGTACCGCGGGACGCGCGGCGCGCACCGTCAGCACGAGGCAGGTGGCCAGAAGAAGGGCTCCGACGACGACGTGTGCCGTCGCCGGCAGGACCGCCAGACGGGTCAGCACCGTGGTGGCACCGAGAGCGATCTGCAGGACGACCAGGCCCACCGCCAGGCGCGCCGGGCGGACCAGATCGACTCGCGCCGAACGGCGCCGCAGGAAGGGCGCGGCGGAGACACACACCGCGGCGGCGACCACGATCGCCATCACCCGGTGCGCGAAGTGGACGGCGATCTCGAACGACTGCAGCGGAGGGACCAGCCGGCCGAAGGACAGAGGCACGTCCGGGATCGCCAGGCCGGCGCCGGTGTGCCGCATCACTGCCCCCAGGATCAGCTGGGCGTACACCAGGCCGGTCGCGACCGCCGCCGGGATCCACGGCGCCGGCCCATCCCCGGGGCGCGTCGGCGGCGGCTCGAGGTACTCTCTCGAGGTGCAGACCGCCAGCAGCACGACGATGCAGAAGAATCCCTGCGCCAGGCAGGCGTGCAGGACCGAGACCGAGGGGGGCAGTCGCAGGAGCACCGTCAGTCCGCCCAGGAGGCCCTGCGCCACGACCGCTCCGATCGCCAGATAGGACAGGCGTCTCACCCAGGCCCGCGGCTCGCTCCGGCCGAACCAGACGGCCAGGCCGATGGTCAGGAGGCCGACCAGGGCGGCGATGAGCCGGTGGCCGTGCTCGAACAGCACCCCGCCCGTCATCGGAGGGAAGAGCCTGCCGAACGACAATGGCCAGTCCGGCACGGCGAGCCCGGAGCCGGTGCTGGTAACCAGCCCACCGGCGACGAGCAGGACCGCCGTGGCGCAGGCACAGACGACGGCATAGCGATGCCGCCTTCGATCGAAGGGAACCATCAGGCGCGTGCCGGAGCCGTGGTCGCCCTTGGCGGAACGGGCACCCCCAGCGGGCGATCCTGCGGCAGGAAATCCTCGGTCACCTCGGGAGAGCTGTACTCGTACGGTCCGCGGTAGACCGTGGGAATCTTCTCCCCCCAGTTGAGGTGAGGCGCGGGGGACGGGGTCGACCACTCCAGAGAGTTCGCGTTCCAGGGATTGCGCCCCGCCTCCCGACCCGCGAACAGGCTGTAGATGAAGTTGGCGGCGAACAGGATCTGCGTCGCTCCGAGGAGGAAGGCGTTGACGCTGATGAACTCGTTCATCGGCTGCAGGGGCTTCAGGAACTCGTACAGCGTCGGGTCGAAGATGCGCCGCATGTGCCCGGCCATCCCCAGGATGTGCATCGGGAAGAAGGTCAGGTTGAAGAACAGGAACGACAGGAGGGCGTGCACGGTGTTGACCGTCTGGTTCATCATGCGGCCGAACATCTTCGGGTACCAGTAATTGATCGCCGCGAACACGCCGAACAGGCTCCCTCCGAACAGCACGTAGTGCAGGTGGGCCACGATGAAGTAGGTGTCATGGATGAACATGTCTACGGGCGTCGAGGCCATGAAGATTCCGCTCAGCCCGCCGACGATGAAGGTGGAGACGAAGGCCAGCGCGTTGAGCATCGCGGGGGTGAAATGGATCGAGCCGCGCCACAGGGTGCCGAGCCAGTTGAACGTCTTGATCGCCGAGGGCACGGCGATGACCATGGTCGAGATCATGAACGCCGTGCCGAGCGCCGGGTTCATGCCGCTCTGGAACATGTGATGGCCCCAGACGATGAACCCCAGCCCGGCGATCCCCATGAGGGAGTAAACCATCGCCTTGTAGCCGAAGACCGGCTTCCGAGCGAAGGTCGAGAGGATGTCCGACACGAAGCCCATGGACGGCAGGATCATGATGTAGACCGCCGGGTGCGAGTAGAACCAGAACAGGTGCTGCCAGAGGAGGACCTGCCCGCCGCCGGCCGGGTTGAAGAAGTGCGTGCCGAGCGTCCGATCGAACAACAGCATGCCGAGGGCGGACGCCAGGACCGGGGTGGCCATCAGCTGCAGGATGGCCGTGATGAACAGCGCCCACACCGACAGCGGCATGCGGAAGAAGTGCATGCCGGGGGCGCGCATGTTCACGATCGTGGTGATGTAGTTCACCGCCCCCATGATCGAGGAGGTTCCGAGGATGAGGACGCCGACGATCCAGAGCGTCTGGCCGAGCCCCACCCCGGTGTATTGCGGGTCGGCGCTGAGGGGCGGGTAGGCGGTCCATCCGGTCGCCGCGGTGCCGCCCTCCACGAAGAACGAGGAGGCGACGATCGAGCCGCCGGTCAGCGAGACCCAGAAGGACAGCATGTTCAGCTTCGGGAACGCCATGTCCCTGGCGCCGATCATCAGGGGAATGAGGAAATTCCCGAACGCCCCCGCGAGGATCGGGATGATCACCAGGAAGATCATGATCGATGCGTGCATGGTGAAGATTGCGTTGTAGTGCGCGGGGTCGGCGGGGTTCCAGCTCTCGGGAAGCACCGAGGCCAGCGGGATCTCCTTGTCCGGGAAGCCGAGCTGCCAGCGCACGATCATCGCGAGGAAGCCCCCGAGGATCATGAACGTGAGGCTCATGAACAGGAACTGGATGCCGATGATCTTGTGGTCCTGGGAGAAGATGTACTTCGAGACGAAGGATTGCTTGTGCGGCTCGTGGTGCTCTGCGGCCATCGGGGCGCGACCTCCGGATTGACTCATGCGGGCGGGACTTCCGCCGGGACGACGTTCGCCTCCTGTTCCTTCAGCCACTTCGCGAAGGCGTCCGGCTCCAGCACGGTGAGCTGGCCGCGCATCGTGCCGTGTCCGAAACCGCACAGCTCGGCGCAGGCGATCTCGTACATGCCGGTCTTCGTGGGCTGCACCCAGACATCGATGGTCAGCCCGGGGACCGCGTCCTGCTTCAGACGGAACGCCGGCACGAAGAAGCTGTGGATGACGTCCTTGGACCGCAGCCGGATCTTCACGGGCTCGTTCACGGGGAGGCTCATCTCGTTGTGGATCACCACGTCGTCGGGCGTCTCGAACTTCCCGTCGGCCCCCTTGTAGTGGATTTCCCAGTCGAACTGCGAGGCGATCACCACGATCTCCTGGTCCGTCGCCGGGATGTGCTCCTTGATGTCCCCCCACAGACGCTTGCTGCTCAGCCCCAGCGCCACCAGCATCACGGCGGGCACCACCGTCCAGACCACCTCGAGTCTCGAGTTGCCGTGCGTGTAGGTGGCGCGCACGCCCTGACGGGCGCGGTAGCGGAGGGCGAAATAGAACAGGATCCCCTCCGTGAGGACGAAGGCGGTTCCCGTGACCGCGAGGATCACGTAGAACATCGTGTCGATGCTCGCGCTGTAGGTCGAAACGCCTTCGGGCAGCCAGTGCATGAAGTCGGCTTCTCCTCGGGGCAGGTGCTTCCTGGGCGACCGCCGGTTTATACGCGACCGGGACACGCCAAGTCAAGAGTTTCGCCGCATCCGGCCGGTTGCCGGAGGGGGCCGCACGAGGCCCCGGGCGAGGGGGTGTATGATGACGCCCCTCATGAGCTCTCCCGCCGCGGTCGCGGTCCATGGGCTGGTGCACGATTACGGCGCGTCCCGTGTCCTGCGCGGCGTCGACTTCACCGTCGGCCAGGGGGAGATCTTCGGTCTGCTGGGACCGAACGGTGGCGGCAAGACGACGCTGTTCCGCATCCTCGCGACCCTGATGCGACCGGTCGGCGGGCGGGCCCTCGTCTTCGGGCACGACGTGGTGCGGGAGGCGCGCGAAGTGCGCCGGTCGATCGGCGTCGTGTTCCAGTCGCCGGCCCTCGATCGCAGGCTCACGGTGCGGGAGAACCTCGACGTGCAGGGTCGACTCTACGGACTGGGCGGCGGAGATCTCCGCAGGACCACGGACGAGATGCTGGAACGCCTGCGCCTGCTGGACCGGGCGGAGAGCCGGGTGGATCGACTGTCGGGCGGACTGATGCGTCGCGCCGAGATCGCCAAGGGGCTCCTGCATAGGCCGCGTCTCCTGCTGATGGACGAGCCGTCCTCCGGGCTCGACCCGGGCGCGCGTCAGGACCTGTGGGACCTCCTGCGCGATCTGCGCGAGCGCTTCGGAACGACCCTCCTCCTGACCACGCACCTGATGGAGGAGGCGGATCGCTGCGATCGGCTGGCGATCCTGAGCGAGGGGACGCTGGTGGCCGTGGGCACGCCGCGCGCGCTGAAGAGCGAGATCGGCGGCGACGTCATCGTCATCGCGACCGGCGCACCGGCCGAGGTGCGCGACGGGATCGAGAGCCGCTTCGGCGGCCCCGTGCAGGTCGTGGATGGCACGGTCCGTCTCGAGCGGCCCCGTGGTCACGAGCTGATCCCGCGCATCGTGGAGGCGTTCGCGGATCGCATCGACGCCGTGACGCTGGGGAGACCGACGCTGCTGGACGTCTTCATCCACAAGACGGGGCACCGCTTCCTGGGGGACCAGGCGGCATGAGACCGCCGTTCGGAGCCGTCCGGGCCCTCGTGTGGCGCGAGGTGATCCGCTTCCTGCGGGACCGCAACCGGGTCCTCGGGGCCCTGCTGCAGCCGATCATGTTCTGGGCGCTGTTCGGATCGGGTCTCAGGGCCTCGTTCCACCCGCCGGTGCCCGGCGGCTCGATTCCGTACGAGGAGTACTTCTTCCCCGGCGTGGTCGTGATGATCCTCCTGTTCACCGCGATCTTCTCCACGGTGTCGATCATCGAAGACCGGCGCGAGGGGTTCCTGCAGTCCGTCCTGGTGGCGCCGGTCCCCCGCTCGATCGTCGTTCTCGGCAAGGTCCTGGGCGGGACCTGCCTGGCGCTTGCGCAGGGGCTGGTCCTGCTCGTCCTCGCTCCCCTGGCCGGCATCGGGCTCACTCCCGCCGTGCTGGGCGAGTCGTGCCTGGTTCTGATCCCACTGGCCTTCGCCCTGACGGCCCTGTCGTTCTGCATCGCCTGGCGCATGGAATCGACGCAGGGGTTTCACGCCGTCATGACGGTCTTCCTGATGCCCCTGTGGCTCCTGTCCGGGGCGCCGTTCCCGTCCCTCGGTGCGCCCGCGTGGCTGCGGGCGCTCATCCTGGCGAACCCGGTGACTTACGGCCTGGCGGCGCTGCGTCGCGTGCTCTACCCGGCCACGGCACCGGTCGTGGCGGGCCTGCCGTCGCTGGGTCTGTCGCTCGTCGTGACGCTCGCGTTCTGCCTCCTGACGTTCGGCGGCGCCCTGACCCTGGCTCGCCGCACCACGCGCTCGGCAGGCGCATGAGCGTGTCCGAGCTGCCGGCGCTGAACGCCTCGCTGAACGCGGCGAGCGCAGTCCTCCTGTCATTCGGATACGTCTGCATAAGACGAAGGCGGATCGCGGCGCACCGCGTCTGCATGCTCCTGGCGCTCCTGACGTCGGCGCTCTTCCTCGCGTCGTACCTCACCTACCACTACCATGCCGGCTCCATGCCTTTCCGGGGAACCGGCTGGACCCGACCCGCCTATTTCACCCTCCTGATCAGTCATACGATCCTCGCGGCCGCCGTCGTGCCGCTGGCCCTGGTCACGGTGACGCGGGCCGCGAGGGGACGCTTCGACCGGCACGTCGCTATCGCGCGCTACACGCTGCCGATCTGGATGTACGTGTCCATCACCGGGGTCGTCATCTACGTGGTGCTGTACGGTCTCGCCTGGCCCCGGCCCTGAGGAGCGCCTGTGGCTCTGTTGTTCTCGAAGATGTGGCGCACCGGGATCGTCACCGAGGATCTCGGCCCCGGCGGTCCTGAGACGCTGCGCGTGGCGCGCGCGATCGAGGAGCGCACGCGACTCCTCCTGGGGCGGTCCCTCGCGATCCGCGAGGTCGACGCCGGCTCCTGCAACGGCTGCGAAATCGAGATCACCGCCCTCGCCAGCCCCGTCTACGACTGCGAGCGCTTCGGCGTCCGCTTCGTGGCCTCGCCCCGCCACGCCGACATGCTCCTCGTCACCGGGCCCGTGACACGCAACATGGAGCTGCCGCTGCGCAAGACCTGGGAGGCGACCCCCGACCCGAAGCTCGTCGTCGCCGTGGGCGACTGCGCCCGCACCTGCGGCGTGTTCGCCTCGTCTTATGCGGTCATCGGAGGCGTCGACCGGGTGGTCCCGGTCGATCTGTTCGTCGACGGCTGCCCGCCGGAGCCTGCCGACATCCTGCGCGGCATCCTGATGGCGCTCGACCGCCTGCCGGGACGGGCATGACCTCGACCGATGCGGTGATCGGCTGTCTCGTGGTGATGGGGGCCGGCTACCTGGGGGCGGCCCTGCTGGCCGTGCTGCGCGCCGGTCGCAGGTCGGGTGTGGCTCTGGTCACATGCGGATCGGTGGCGGGCTCCGCCGCGGCGATCCTGGCGCTTCTGTCGGACGCGCAGGCCGGCCTGGGGTTCCCATCGCCCCTACCCGATCTCGCGCTCGTCTTCCATCTCGATGCCCTCGGCGCCGCGTTCCTCCTCCTGATCGGACTCGTCGGCGCGCCGGCGGCAATCTACTCGCTCGAATACGCGCCCGGCGGCCACTCCGCCGGAGGCGGCCGGCTCGCCGGGACGATGCTTCCCCTGTTCCTGCTCTCCATGAGTCTCGTCGTCCTGGCCGCGAACGTCTTCACGTTCCTGCTTTCGTGGGAAGGGATGTCGCTCGCTTCGTACCTCCTGGTGATCGACGAGGGAGACTCCCGCGAGCGCCGGAGCGCCGGCCGCTGGTACGCCGGGATGGCGCACGCCGGATTCGCCCTGATCGCGGCCGCGTTGTGGCTTCTGGGTGCCAAGACCACGGGGGCGACCTTCGTCGAGATTCGCGAGGCGGCCGCGACTCTTCCATCCGTGGTTCGCGATGTCGTCTTCCTGCTGGCGCTCTCCGGCTTCGGCTCGAAAGCGGGTCTCGTCCCCCTGCACGTCTGGCTGCCGCGGGTCCACCCCGAGGCGCCCAGCCATGTGTCGGCGCTGATGTCCGGCGTCATGCTCAAGCTGGGGATCTACGGGCTCCTGCGCGTCGGCCTCGATCTCCTGGGGGGCGGACCGGCGTGGTGGGGCGGTCTTCTTCTTGCGCTCGGGGTGATGTCCGCGCTGGGCGGCATCCTTTCGGCCCTCGTCGAGAACGACCTGAAACGCCTTCTGGCGCACAGCAGCGTCGAGAACATCGGCATCATCTGCATCGCTCTCGGCATCGGGTTCGTGTTCCGGGCCTGCGGCATGACCGGGCTCGCCATCCTGGCGCTGGCGGCGGCGCTGTACCACGCGATCAATCACGCGGCGTTCAAGGGTCTCCTGTTCCTCGGCTCGGGCGCAATCCTGCAGGCGACCGGTACGCGCAACATGGAGGAGATGGGGGGACTCATCAAGAGGATGCCGCGGACGGCGGCCCTGTTCCTGATCGGCGCCGCGGCCATCGCGGCGTTGCCGCCGCTCAATGGGTTCGCCAGCGAATGGATGATCTTCCAGTCCCTCCTCGCCGGGGCCACCCTCCCCTATCCGTTCATGGCCGCGATGATGGCCGTGGCCGCGGGCATACTGGCGCTCACCGGCGGACTCGCGGCCGCCTGCTTCGTCAAGGCGTTCGGCATCCCCTTCCTTGCGATGCCGCGCTCGCTCCGATCCGCCGAGGCGCGGGAAGCGCCCTCATCGATGCAGCTCGCGATGGGCGTGCTCGCCACGGCCTGCGTCCTGCTCGGAGTCCTGCCCTTCCTGATGGCGCCGCTCCTGTCGAACGCCTTCCGCGATCTGCCGGGACTGTCCGGCGTCCAGGCCGCCTTCAGGATAGGCGTCGTGATGGAGGCGGGACCGGGCGCGGCCGGCGTCTCTCCGACCATCCTGGCCCTGTGCCTGCTGGTCGCGGGCGCTCTCCTGCCGTGTGCCCTGCTCGCGATCGGCGCGGCGCGTACCGCGCGGCGGGCGGAGACCTGGGGCTGCGGCCGCGCCACACAGACGGCGCGCATGGAATACACCAGTACAGCCTTCGCCGAGCCGCTGCGCCGGGTGTTCACCGATCTCTACAGGCCGACGAAGGACATCGCGATCGATTTTCACCCGGAGTCGAAGTACTTCGTGCGCTCGATCCAGTACAAGAGCAGTATCCGGACCTGGCTGGAGAATACCTTCTACAGACCCCTGTTCGACCTTGCGCGACCTCTGGCGGGCACCGGGCGGCTCATCCAGAGCGGTTCGCTGCACGTGTACGTCGCCTACATCGTGGCGGCGCTCCTGCTCCTCCTGCTGCTCGCGAGGTGGCTGTGATGGTCCCTTACCTGCTCGAGGGGCTGCAAGGGTTCCTGACCCTGGCGCTTTCGCCTGGACTCATCGGGTTCGTCCGCCTGCTCAAGGCGCGCATGCAGGGACGGCGCGGGCCGGGGATCCTCCAGCCGTACCGCGATCTCGCGAAGCTTCTGAACAAGGAGCGGGTCGTCTCGACGCAGGCGTCCTGGATCTTCCACGCCGCCCCCGGCATCCTGTTCGCCTCGACGCTCGTCGCCGGTCTCCTGGTGCCCCTCGTCGCCGCTCCCCTGCCTCTCGACCGTGTCGGCGATCTCGTGGTCGTGGTGTACCTGCTTCTCCTCGGCACCTTTTTCCTGGCCCTCGCCGGGCTCGACACGGCCTCGGCCTTCGGGGGGATGGGTTCCAGCCGGGCCATGACGATCGCCGCTCTGGCCGAGCCCACGATTGCCCTGGCGATCTTCGGCATGGCGGTGGCGGCCGGCTCGACCAATCTGGGGGAGATCGTGGCGCGCACCCTCAGCCATCCCGAGGCGACCCTCAGCGCCGGCCATCTGATGGCCTTCGCGGCCCTGTTCATCGTCATGCTGGCGGAGACCGGCCGCCTGCCGGTGGACAACCCCGCGACCCATCTCGAGCTCACGATGATCCACGAGGCGATGACCCTGGAATATTCGGGCCCCTATCTGGCCCTGGTGGAGTGGTCCGGGCAGATGAAGTTCTTCTTGTTCCTGGCGCTCCTGTCGAACCTGGTCTTCCCCTGGGGCGTGTCGGTCGAGATGACGCCGGGGGCGATCCTCGTCGGAGTCGGGGCCCTCGTCCTCAAGCTCGTCGTCCTGGCCACCGGTCTCGCGATCCTCGAGACCCGGCTGTCGAAGCTGCGCCTGTTCCGCGTCCCCGAGCTCCTGGGTGTTTCGTTCCTCCTGGCGCTTCTGGCGATCACCTCCTCATTCCTGGTGAGGTAAAACGATGTCCGCCGAAATCTTCGCGCGCCTCGTGACCCTGGCTTCGAGTCTCGTCCTCCTCTCCGGGATCTCCGTCCTGTGGCGGCACAGTCTGCCGGCCTATATCCGGACGTTCGCGCGCCAGTCGTTTCTGTTCGTCCTGGCGATCCTTCTGGTGGCGGTGCAGGTCTCCGACGTCCAGCTCTACGTCGTCGCCGCGCTGGTGTTCGTGATCAAGGCGGTGTTCATCCCCCGCGTCCTGCGCCGCGTGCAGCGCCACGTCGGCGCCGACATCGAAGTCCGCCCGTACGTCAACACTCCCGTGAGCCTCCTGCTCGCGGGTGTCCTGACCCTCCTGTCGTATGCCGTCGCCTCGCCGGTCGTGAACCTGGGCGCCCTGCCGACGCGCGGAGGAATCCCGCTGGCGCTGGCGACGGTGTTCGTTGGCCTCCTCATCATCGTCAGCCGCAAGAGCGCTCTCACGCAGATCATCGGGTTCCTGGTGATGGAGAACGGCATCGCGCTGCTCGCGATCCTCGCGACATTCGGCGTCCCTCTCATCGTGGAGCTCGGCGTGTTCCTGGATGTCCTTCTGGGCGTCCTGGTCATGCAGGTGTTCGTGTACCGCATCCGTGAGACGTTCGACACGATCGACGTCGATCGCCTCAAGCACCTGAGGCATTGAGACGATGCTGCTGATCGCCCTGCTCCTGTGTCCGCTGCTGGCGGCCGCCGTGGCGCTCCCCGGGCTCCTCGGCCCGCGCCTTGCGGAGAGGACCGGCGCCCTTCTGTCGGGGCTGGCGTTTCTGCTGTCGCTGGTCGTCGCGGCCCGCGTCGCGGCGGAGGGGGTCGTGTCGATAGGTCCCGAGGAGTTCCTGCGCGCCGACGGACTGTCGGCAATCCTCCTGCTCATCGTGACGGGGGTCGCCTGGGTTGCGATGCAGTTCGGCGCAGGGGAAGACGCCCTCGGCCGCCGCTACCTCGTTCTGTCCCACACGTTCGTGTTCACCATGCTGCTGGCCGTGCTCATCAACAACCTCGGCATCATGTGGGTGGCCATCGAGGCGACGACCATCGCGACCGCCTTCCTCGTCGGTCTGCACCGCACCCGCTCGGCCCTCGAGGCGTCCTGGAAGTACATCCTGATCGGTTCGGTCGGCATCGCCCTGGCCTTCATCGGGACGGTCCTCTCGTACTTCAACTTCGTGCAGCGGATCGGCGACCTGTCGTACGCCCTTCACTGGACCGTCCTGTCGCGCGTCGCGGCCGGGCTGGACCCCGACGTGACCCGCCTGGCGTTCGTGTTCCTCCTTGTCGGCTACGGGACCAAGGCGGGGCTGGCTCCGATGCACACGTGGCTTCCGGACGCGCATTCGGAGGCGCCCGCCACGATCTCGGCCATGATGTCGGGGTCGCTCCTGGCGGTCGCCTTCTACGCCATCCTGCGCTTCAAGGTCGTCGCGGACATCTGCATCGGGACCTCGTTCACGGACCACATGCTGATCCTGACTTCGGTCACGACGGTCGCGGTGGCGGCGACGCTCCTGGCCCGGCAGGCGAACTACAAGAGAATGCTTGCCTACTCGAGCGTCGAGCACATGGGCCTCATGTGCCTCGGCTCCGCGTTGGGGTCACTGGGTCTGGTGGCATCGCTCCTGCACGCCCTCACGCACGCCGCCTCGAAGTCGATGGTGTTCCTGTTGTCGGGTCGAATCCGCGAGCGCTATGGCACGACCCGCATCGGCTCCGTGCGCGGACTGCTCCGTTCCCTGCCCTG from Candidatus Dormiibacterota bacterium encodes:
- a CDS encoding c-type cytochrome codes for the protein MPSGPAVDLLDSRVGPDLGLEGHRRSDDWHYAHLYSPGVLVSGSRMPPSRHLFRPVSGRPVPTPEGRNLVAYLQALGRSHRDIWAEWRRREPDVPAPPPIDGPLKRRGSELYVRHCLACHGEGGDGRGELAGFFTFPPRDFVAGRYRFKSTPAGRPPEDADLFRTITLGAGTGASMPAFYWLATEDRWALVLAVKEFSPSLRGTGLRAEPAGSRVEEGSGAAPDRADDTSVREGRRAWESLGCASCHGSTGAGMTPREAHTSWRDGAGEETPRSGDLTHACALRGGASPRAIERALLFGVGDSMPSYAEALPDAPTRRALVSFVLSLDGSRPADRAGW
- a CDS encoding heme-copper oxidase subunit III, with product MKNHLLSDRETAHPPAIANHRVATLVFLMAGTMLFAGLVGGYLVLRYASPAWPSPGMPRLPVRLAGFNTVVIALSSLALHRAVRALRSLDARGLRRWLVVAAALGVLFLGLQAAQWTLLVRGGLSFTGTTYGTTFYMLTGVHAAHALSGVVWLLVIALRQRELWVPDSRQRKIEVCALYWHFVGLIWFGLYVLLYLI
- the cyoE gene encoding heme o synthase yields the protein MSASYEAARPFSRIGARERAADFLELTKPRVTSLVLVTTLVGFYLGSKGPLDIVLLLNTLLGTALVAAGTSALNQYVERQEDGRMLRTRLRPLPAGRLDPGHALLFAAVISVAGLLHLVLTVNLMTAGLAALTLLSYVFVYTPLKRITTLCTLVGAIPGALPPLGGWTAAHGDVAAGGVALFAILFVWQLPHALAIAMLYKDDYARGGFRLLPVVDEAGSATGRQILAHCLVLLPLSLVPTMLDVTGVVYFCGAIVLGLGLTAFAVPILVDASARAARRMLLASVVYLPALLCLMALDRTMPPLR
- a CDS encoding COX15/CtaA family protein, with amino-acid sequence MVPFDRRRHRYAVVCACATAVLLVAGGLVTSTGSGLAVPDWPLSFGRLFPPMTGGVLFEHGHRLIAALVGLLTIGLAVWFGRSEPRAWVRRLSYLAIGAVVAQGLLGGLTVLLRLPPSVSVLHACLAQGFFCIVVLLAVCTSREYLEPPPTRPGDGPAPWIPAAVATGLVYAQLILGAVMRHTGAGLAIPDVPLSFGRLVPPLQSFEIAVHFAHRVMAIVVAAAVCVSAAPFLRRRSARVDLVRPARLAVGLVVLQIALGATTVLTRLAVLPATAHVVVGALLLATCLVLTVRAARPAVLRLAVEAPDRGRRDAAVPIIPARATGSPV
- a CDS encoding cbb3-type cytochrome c oxidase subunit I — encoded protein: MAAEHHEPHKQSFVSKYIFSQDHKIIGIQFLFMSLTFMILGGFLAMIVRWQLGFPDKEIPLASVLPESWNPADPAHYNAIFTMHASIMIFLVIIPILAGAFGNFLIPLMIGARDMAFPKLNMLSFWVSLTGGSIVASSFFVEGGTAATGWTAYPPLSADPQYTGVGLGQTLWIVGVLILGTSSIMGAVNYITTIVNMRAPGMHFFRMPLSVWALFITAILQLMATPVLASALGMLLFDRTLGTHFFNPAGGGQVLLWQHLFWFYSHPAVYIMILPSMGFVSDILSTFARKPVFGYKAMVYSLMGIAGLGFIVWGHHMFQSGMNPALGTAFMISTMVIAVPSAIKTFNWLGTLWRGSIHFTPAMLNALAFVSTFIVGGLSGIFMASTPVDMFIHDTYFIVAHLHYVLFGGSLFGVFAAINYWYPKMFGRMMNQTVNTVHALLSFLFFNLTFFPMHILGMAGHMRRIFDPTLYEFLKPLQPMNEFISVNAFLLGATQILFAANFIYSLFAGREAGRNPWNANSLEWSTPSPAPHLNWGEKIPTVYRGPYEYSSPEVTEDFLPQDRPLGVPVPPRATTAPARA
- the coxB gene encoding cytochrome c oxidase subunit II encodes the protein MHWLPEGVSTYSASIDTMFYVILAVTGTAFVLTEGILFYFALRYRARQGVRATYTHGNSRLEVVWTVVPAVMLVALGLSSKRLWGDIKEHIPATDQEIVVIASQFDWEIHYKGADGKFETPDDVVIHNEMSLPVNEPVKIRLRSKDVIHSFFVPAFRLKQDAVPGLTIDVWVQPTKTGMYEIACAELCGFGHGTMRGQLTVLEPDAFAKWLKEQEANVVPAEVPPA